A genome region from Pseudomonas anguilliseptica includes the following:
- a CDS encoding phage holin, lambda family: MDAKDPGLWAAVLEWLGQPSPTVQGFLMAMVIAVLRVMYDRKEKAWQRILLEGLLCGVLAVAGTALAALVLGFFWPEFEAPLGRLAVAIGGALGFFGVEAVRRLAIRMLRIKLTDIESGS, translated from the coding sequence ATGGATGCGAAAGATCCGGGGCTGTGGGCTGCGGTCCTCGAGTGGCTTGGTCAACCGTCGCCGACGGTGCAGGGGTTTCTCATGGCAATGGTGATTGCAGTGCTCCGGGTGATGTACGACCGGAAGGAGAAGGCCTGGCAGCGGATTCTGCTGGAGGGGCTGCTGTGTGGTGTGCTGGCTGTGGCCGGTACTGCTCTGGCCGCCCTGGTGCTTGGCTTCTTCTGGCCGGAGTTCGAGGCGCCGCTGGGCCGCTTGGCTGTCGCCATCGGCGGCGCCCTTGGCTTCTTCGGTGTTGAAGCGGTGCGCCGGCTGGCCATCAGGATGCTGCGGATCAAGCTGACGGACATCGAGAGTGGCAGCTGA
- a CDS encoding HNH endonuclease, translated as MAAERRGNSAERGYGYKWQQARAGYLRKHPLCVECQSRGRTVAATVVDHKVAHRGDMTVFWDKANWQSLCKHCHDSWKQRMEKSGRGAGCSVDGIPSAPGHHWHQGGG; from the coding sequence GTGGCAGCTGAGCGGCGTGGCAACAGCGCCGAGCGGGGCTATGGCTACAAGTGGCAGCAGGCCAGGGCCGGCTACCTGCGTAAACATCCGCTCTGCGTCGAGTGCCAGAGCCGGGGGCGCACGGTGGCGGCGACAGTCGTCGACCACAAGGTGGCACATCGCGGCGACATGACGGTGTTCTGGGACAAGGCCAACTGGCAGTCCCTCTGCAAGCACTGCCACGACAGTTGGAAGCAGCGCATGGAGAAGTCGGGCCGCGGTGCAGGGTGCTCGGTCGACGGAATCCCGAGCGCGCCCGGGCACCACTGGCACCAGGGGGGAGGGTGA
- a CDS encoding phage terminase small subunit P27 family encodes MAGNGNSGRPAKPAVVHLVSGNPSKKNAKDLLREVTQPVIPVAAPDMPDWLVEDAAIEWNRVVPDLLKLGLISVLDRQALAQYCEAVSDYRRWTLMIQEKNASLASPGGGDVKTYRTGAKDLSVWRKLRNDAERRADAAGAKFGFSPMARRTLKAPAPQGELFPNEQKQIADKYFN; translated from the coding sequence ATGGCTGGTAATGGAAATTCAGGCCGCCCGGCAAAGCCTGCGGTGGTCCACCTGGTCAGCGGAAACCCCAGCAAGAAGAACGCGAAGGATCTGCTGCGCGAAGTTACCCAGCCTGTCATCCCCGTCGCTGCTCCGGATATGCCGGACTGGCTCGTCGAAGATGCCGCCATCGAGTGGAACCGCGTGGTGCCCGACCTGCTGAAGTTGGGGCTGATCTCCGTGCTCGACCGCCAGGCACTGGCGCAGTACTGCGAGGCGGTCTCCGATTACCGGCGCTGGACCCTGATGATTCAGGAGAAGAACGCCAGCCTGGCCAGTCCTGGTGGCGGCGACGTCAAGACATACCGGACGGGTGCCAAGGATCTTTCGGTCTGGCGCAAGTTGCGCAATGACGCGGAGCGCCGCGCCGATGCCGCCGGAGCCAAGTTCGGCTTCTCGCCTATGGCCAGGCGGACGCTCAAGGCGCCGGCCCCACAAGGTGAGCTGTTCCCCAATGAGCAAAAGCAGATCGCAGACAAGTACTTCAACTGA
- a CDS encoding terminase large subunit, giving the protein MSKSRSQTSTSTDRVTAYAKAVVARKIVAGPDIRNAAQRHLNDRKHGPKRGLVWDLEAARRAIGFCEEVLCLNGGEFEGEPFLLHPWQAFIIGSLFGWKTKDGWRRFRTAYIETAKGSGKSPLAAAIGLYGLVADGEARAEVYAAATKKDQAMILFRDAVAMVDQSPILAERIEKSGRGEKVWNLAHHGSGSFFRPISADDGQSGPRPHVALLDEIHEHKTRMVVDMMRAGTKSRRQALIVMITNSGYDRTTICYEYHEYGIAVCKEAKLDDAFFAFVCSLDEGDDPFKSEDCWPKVNPSLVYGKKGDKNGGVPGYKYLREQVTEAHGMPAKESTVRRLNFCQWVDAANPWISAEMWMGCERQFSLDDLPMGEPCFGGLDLSGSRDLTALALYFPRLRRALVEFWTPKTSLHDRVRTDKVPYDVWLREGYIHAPEGMAVDYAAVAIRLGELAVRFQIEAVAFDPYRIKYFQPELEAEGIAVPLISHGQGYYKASESGLWMPRSIEVMEKALTERTLEIMANPCLRWNAASAVLEADQKDNRIFAKRKSTGRIDGVVALAMAFGAADMPLPETINEIFMVL; this is encoded by the coding sequence ATGAGCAAAAGCAGATCGCAGACAAGTACTTCAACTGATCGCGTCACTGCGTATGCAAAGGCAGTGGTAGCCCGGAAGATCGTTGCCGGGCCTGATATCCGCAACGCCGCCCAGCGGCACCTCAACGATCGGAAGCACGGCCCGAAGCGCGGCCTGGTGTGGGATTTGGAGGCGGCGCGCCGCGCCATTGGCTTCTGCGAAGAAGTACTTTGCCTGAATGGCGGGGAGTTCGAGGGGGAGCCGTTCCTGCTGCATCCCTGGCAGGCCTTCATCATCGGCTCGCTGTTCGGCTGGAAAACGAAGGACGGCTGGCGCCGGTTCCGCACTGCCTACATCGAGACGGCGAAGGGCTCTGGCAAGTCGCCGCTGGCTGCAGCAATCGGGCTGTACGGCCTGGTGGCAGACGGCGAGGCGCGGGCCGAGGTTTACGCCGCGGCAACGAAGAAAGACCAGGCCATGATCCTGTTCCGGGATGCGGTGGCGATGGTTGACCAGTCGCCGATCCTGGCAGAGCGCATCGAGAAGTCCGGGCGCGGCGAGAAGGTATGGAACCTGGCGCACCACGGCTCCGGCAGTTTCTTCCGGCCGATCAGCGCTGACGACGGCCAGTCGGGCCCGCGCCCGCATGTGGCACTGCTCGACGAGATCCACGAGCACAAGACCCGCATGGTGGTGGACATGATGCGGGCCGGCACCAAAAGCCGGCGTCAGGCGCTGATCGTCATGATCACGAACAGCGGGTACGACCGCACCACCATCTGCTACGAGTACCACGAGTACGGCATTGCGGTGTGCAAGGAGGCCAAGCTCGACGACGCGTTCTTCGCCTTCGTCTGCTCGCTCGATGAGGGCGACGACCCGTTCAAGAGCGAAGACTGCTGGCCCAAGGTCAACCCCAGCCTTGTCTATGGCAAGAAGGGTGACAAGAACGGTGGTGTGCCGGGCTACAAGTACCTGCGCGAGCAGGTGACTGAGGCCCATGGCATGCCTGCCAAGGAATCAACGGTACGCCGGCTCAACTTCTGCCAGTGGGTGGATGCGGCGAACCCGTGGATATCCGCCGAGATGTGGATGGGGTGCGAGCGCCAGTTCAGCCTAGACGATTTGCCCATGGGTGAGCCTTGCTTCGGTGGTCTCGACCTCTCGGGCTCACGCGACCTGACGGCGCTGGCTCTGTATTTCCCGCGCCTGCGTCGCGCCCTGGTGGAGTTCTGGACGCCCAAGACTTCGCTGCATGACCGGGTGCGCACCGACAAGGTGCCCTATGACGTGTGGCTGCGCGAGGGTTACATCCATGCGCCGGAGGGGATGGCGGTCGACTACGCGGCGGTGGCCATCCGCCTGGGCGAGCTTGCAGTGCGCTTCCAGATCGAGGCGGTCGCCTTCGACCCCTATCGCATCAAGTACTTCCAGCCCGAGCTAGAAGCCGAGGGCATCGCCGTGCCGCTCATCTCGCACGGCCAGGGGTACTACAAGGCGAGTGAATCGGGCCTGTGGATGCCGCGCTCCATCGAGGTGATGGAAAAGGCGCTCACCGAGCGGACCCTGGAAATCATGGCCAACCCCTGCCTGCGTTGGAACGCGGCCAGCGCGGTGCTGGAGGCCGACCAGAAAGACAACCGCATCTTCGCCAAACGCAAAAGCACCGGCCGAATCGACGGTGTTGTGGCGCTGGCGATGGCCTTCGGTGCGGCTGACATGCCGCTGCCTGAGACGATCAACGAAATATTCATGGTGCTCTGA
- a CDS encoding phage portal protein, with translation MREELGQLRNQANSWNDMGREQWADLFGAVPTSAAVAVTSESAKRSAAVYACARLIAGAIALLPLPIYERRNGSREVIDHDYWWMLNESPYPTITACSWWEWMGSSLLMRGDGITQILRNRAGVPTGFMPLPRECVQPEVRDGRLAYFIYDGTKPYGLDQDDVLHFPGYGFDGIRGESVIRYAARQAVGTALAADQYSGEFFANGATPSVVITYPQGVAPTEAQQGELRSQFDERYVGQGKRHRPLLLVNGGKAEAVSLSAEDAQLLETRKFQVIEIARAFGVPPHMIGETSASTSWGSGIEQMSIGFVRYTLGPHLRRIEQELNRKLWPRSGKYFTEYNREGLLAGDSKTEAEVLGKGLGGPGAQGWMTVNEVRRIKNLPPIEGGDKVVFQTQKAAKNETSPAVPE, from the coding sequence ATGCGCGAAGAGCTGGGCCAGCTGCGCAACCAGGCCAACAGCTGGAACGACATGGGGCGCGAGCAGTGGGCCGATTTGTTCGGTGCAGTGCCCACGTCTGCGGCAGTAGCTGTCACCAGCGAGTCAGCCAAACGCAGCGCGGCGGTGTATGCCTGTGCTCGCCTCATCGCGGGTGCTATTGCTCTGCTGCCGTTGCCGATCTACGAGCGGCGCAACGGAAGCCGCGAGGTCATCGACCACGATTACTGGTGGATGCTCAATGAGTCGCCCTATCCGACCATCACGGCCTGTTCCTGGTGGGAATGGATGGGCAGCTCCCTGCTGATGCGCGGTGATGGCATCACACAGATATTGCGCAACCGGGCGGGGGTTCCGACTGGATTCATGCCGTTGCCGCGGGAGTGCGTTCAGCCGGAGGTGCGAGACGGCCGCCTGGCCTACTTCATCTACGACGGCACCAAGCCATACGGGTTGGACCAGGATGACGTGCTGCACTTCCCCGGTTACGGCTTCGACGGCATCCGTGGTGAGTCAGTGATTCGCTACGCCGCCCGCCAGGCGGTCGGCACGGCCCTGGCTGCGGATCAGTACAGCGGTGAGTTCTTTGCCAACGGCGCAACGCCTAGCGTGGTGATCACCTACCCGCAGGGCGTAGCCCCGACCGAGGCCCAGCAGGGTGAGCTGCGCAGCCAGTTCGACGAACGCTATGTTGGCCAGGGCAAGCGGCACCGTCCACTGCTGTTGGTAAATGGCGGCAAGGCCGAGGCGGTGAGCCTGAGCGCTGAGGATGCCCAGTTGCTGGAAACCCGCAAGTTCCAGGTGATCGAGATCGCCAGAGCTTTCGGCGTACCGCCGCACATGATCGGTGAGACCTCTGCATCCACCAGCTGGGGCAGCGGCATCGAGCAGATGTCCATCGGCTTCGTGCGCTACACCCTCGGGCCGCACCTGCGGCGCATCGAGCAGGAATTGAACCGCAAGCTCTGGCCGCGCAGTGGTAAGTACTTCACCGAGTACAACCGCGAGGGCCTGCTGGCCGGCGACTCGAAGACTGAGGCCGAAGTGCTCGGCAAGGGCCTGGGCGGCCCAGGTGCACAGGGCTGGATGACAGTCAACGAAGTACGCCGCATCAAGAACCTGCCGCCCATTGAGGGTGGCGACAAGGTTGTTTTCCAGACTCAAAAGGCCGCGAAGAATGAAACTTCTCCAGCTGTTCCAGAGTAA
- a CDS encoding head maturation protease, ClpP-related yields MKLLQLFQSNQKAKRDFRIVNEGGEATIYIYDIIGEDWYGGVAAKDFVMQLTALDVEVIHLRINSPGGDVFEARAMATALKQHSAKVIAHIDGQAVSAATYVALAADEVEIAAGGFFMIHNAWTIQMGNASEFRSAAVLLDKVDASISADYEQKTGKSAEEIAKLMAATTWMTAEEALAEGFVDRITEDKKAAKNHWNLAAYGNAPKALTEPEEPEPQVDREALERRLSLLEKIAA; encoded by the coding sequence ATGAAACTTCTCCAGCTGTTCCAGAGTAATCAGAAGGCCAAGCGCGACTTTCGCATCGTCAATGAAGGCGGCGAGGCCACTATCTACATCTACGACATCATCGGCGAAGACTGGTACGGCGGCGTGGCCGCCAAGGACTTCGTGATGCAGCTCACCGCTCTGGATGTCGAGGTCATCCACCTGCGCATCAACTCGCCGGGCGGTGACGTGTTCGAAGCCCGCGCCATGGCCACTGCTTTGAAGCAGCACAGCGCCAAGGTGATCGCCCACATCGACGGACAGGCCGTGTCCGCTGCCACTTATGTGGCACTGGCGGCGGATGAGGTGGAGATCGCTGCTGGCGGCTTCTTCATGATCCACAACGCCTGGACCATCCAGATGGGCAACGCCAGCGAGTTCCGCTCGGCAGCGGTTCTGCTCGACAAGGTAGACGCCAGCATCAGTGCGGACTACGAGCAAAAGACCGGTAAGTCCGCCGAGGAGATCGCCAAGCTGATGGCGGCCACCACCTGGATGACTGCCGAGGAAGCGCTGGCCGAAGGCTTCGTCGACCGCATCACCGAGGATAAGAAAGCGGCCAAAAACCACTGGAACCTGGCCGCCTACGGCAACGCGCCGAAGGCGCTCACCGAACCGGAAGAACCCGAACCCCAAGTAGACCGGGAGGCGCTTGAGCGTCGCCTGTCCCTGCTGGAAAAAAT